One window from the genome of Cryptococcus tetragattii IND107 chromosome 2, whole genome shotgun sequence encodes:
- a CDS encoding 5-formyltetrahydrofolate cyclo-ligase, which produces MAATFALKATLRKTMLRTLKGMSDSEIDKQSRDVFRILLDQNFFKKANSVGCYLSMAHGELRTNLIVDHLLKRGTSLYTPYIPAPPARTNNPSAPSPSSPSPEHDMRMLRLYTTQDLKNCPLDRWGIIDPGVERKDVEKSLREDAMSPKAPAMDLILIPGVAFDGECNRLGRGKAYYDRFLQSYTSTHPRPLLMAIALEPQMLSPGERVPTLDWDFQLDGVISPSGIVWRKKSEVSN; this is translated from the exons ATGGCTGCAACATTCGCCCTCAAAGCAACACTACGCAAAACCATGCTTCGGACGCTCAAGGGCATGAGTGATTCCGAGATTGACAAACAGT CCAGGGATGTCTTCCGTATACTCCTTGATCAGAATTTTTTCAAGAAAGCGAACTCGGTCGGGTGCTATCTCAGTATGGCGCACGGTGAATTACGAACGAACTTGATCGtggatcatcttctcaaacgAG GAACTTCATTGTACACACCATACATCCCTGCACCCCCTGCCCGAACCAACAACCCCTCCGCCCCGTCGCCCTCCAGCCCGTCACCAGAACATGATATGCGTATGCTCAGATTGTATACCACTCAAGATCTGAAAAACTGTCCCCTAGATAGATGGGGAATCATTGACCCTGGAGtagagaggaaggacgtGGAAAAATCTTTACGGGAGGATG CTATGAGTCCCAAAGCACCCGCAATGGACTTGATCCTCATCCCGGGCGTCGCATTCGACGGAGAATGTAATAGA CTTGGCCGAGGTAAAGCCTACTATGACCGTTTCCTTCAATCATACACCTCCACGCATCCTCGCCCTTTACTCA TGGCTATTGCACTTGAGCCGCAAATGTTATCTCCTGGGGAAAGGGTCCCCACCTTGGATTGGGACTTTCAGCTCGATGGGGTCATCTCACCATCCGGCATTGTATGGAGGAAAAAATCGGAAGTATCAAACTAA